GCGCGACCATCGGCAACCCGAGGCCACTCGACCCCGACGCCTTGGTCGTGAAGAACGGGCCGAAGGCGCGCGCCAGCGTGGCGGGAGACATGCCGATCCCGTGATCGGCTACACTCAGCTCGATCATGGATCCCTGCATGCGCACCCGGATCAAGATGGTGCCATTGCCGGTCATCGCGTCCCGGGCATTGAGGACTAGGTTCAGAACCGCACGCCGCAGGCCGACCGGGTCACAATGCATTCGCCGGAGCCCGGGCTCTGCTTCGATTTCGAGCCGGAGGTCCGGTTCGTCCATCACTTCGACCAGAGCGGCAAGGTCTTCCAGGCAGTCACCGATGTCCGTGCCAAATTCGGGGGCAGACGCGCCATGCCGTTCGCGTTCGATCGTCTGGCGGATGATCGCGCCTGCCTGCTCCAGTGATAATCTTGCCCGGCGCAGGATCGGGCCCGAGTGAGCGGCCGGCATCCTCGGACTACGCAAAAGGATGTTGATGGCGGATGACGCGATCTGCATCAGGTTGCCGAGATCGTGCAGGATGCCCGCGCTCGCGACCGCGCCCTCCCGGTTCCCGGCATGGAGGAGCGGAGGCAGGATCTCGGGAACCGGCATGGATTCGGTGCGAATCGTGTCCACGGGCATGTCCTCGAAGGTTCGGCGGCGGGATGGGCGTTGAGAACCGATCCCGCCGCCCGTTGCTCAGGCGGCGATTGCCGGCGCCTCGACCGGATGGGTCCAGCGCAATGCGACCTGCACTCGATTCCACAGGTTGATCGAGCCGATCAGCAATGTGAGGTAGGCGATCTCGGTTTCGTTGAACTGCGCCTGGAGCATCGCATAGTCGGCATCGGGCGCATGCGTCTTGGCGATGCGGGTGAGCGATTCCGTCCAGTTGAGCGCTGCGCGCTCACGCTCGGTGAACAGCGGCGACTCGCGCCAGGCGTCGAGCAGGTGGATGCGCATGTCGGTCTCGCCCTTCGAGGTCGCGTCCTTCACGTGCATGTAGATGCAATAGGCGCAGCCGTTGATCTGAGAGGCGCGCAGTCGGACCAGCTCGATAAGGCCATGCTCGAGACCGCTCTTTTCGGTCGCGGCCTCGACGGCCAGCATCGCCTTGCTGCCCTCGGGAGCAGCCTGGAAGATGTTCATACGGGGGGTCATCGATAATCTCCTTCTGTTGGTGATCAGTGGGAGGAGCGGTCGCGGACCGCCCAGAAGGTCAGCGCGGCGCCGATCAGGGCGGGCAGCGAGACGGCGGGAAAATCGCGGATGAGGGCGGAGGGGCCGCAAATGCCCACGGTCACCTCCCACACATGGAATGACGCGTGGCAGGCCAGCCAGAGCGACGCGGCACCCCAGAGCACCACCCGATATTCCGCCCAGCGTGCGCCGATCAGGAACGCGGCGCCGATGAACAGGAAGATGATGCCGATATCGCGAAGAAAATGCTGGTTGAACGGCCCGGTCGTGGTCACCCCGGGAACGGCGAAGTACCAGCCCGCTGGCGAGGCGAGCATGAAGCTCCCGTTCGCCAGCGCGCCTGCTCCCAACAGCACTGCGAAGAGGAGCGCGATCTGCCTGGCCATGGCAGGCTTCACTTTTTCGCCGGCGGTGGCACATTGGCCAGCCACCAGTCGAAGCGGGTGGTCCCGAGACCTGCTCGCGGTCCGGGCATCAGCGTGGCGTCATCGATCGCGACACCGAAATAGGGTGCCTTCGGATCGGCGACGACGCGACGGGGATCTCCGTCGAAGGCGAGTACGCGAGCGACCAGCTCGTCGATCCGGAAAGCCTCTGGCCCCGCGACTTCGACGATAGCGTTGGTCGGCTGGGCCAGCGCCGCGCGTGCGACTGCAGCTGCAACGTCTTGCGCTGCCATCGGCTGGAAGTGCGCCGGAGGAAGTCGAACGTCATCGCCCTGTGCCGAGAAGCCGGCGATGCCGCGCAGGAATTCGAAGAACTGGGTCGCGTGGAGCAGCGAGTAGGGAATGCCGGCCCCGGCGATCTGTCGCTCCTGCGCGAGCTTGGCCCTGAAATACCCGCTGTCCTGCAGACGATCCGTGCCCACGACGGAGAGCGCGACATGGTGGCGAACGCCTGCAGCCTTTTCGGCCGCAGTGATATTCCGGCCGGCAGCCTCGAAGAACGCCATTGCCGCGTCGCCATCGAGTGTTGGCGAGTTCGAGACGTCGATCACCACCTGTGCACCCGTGAGCGCCTCGGCGAGGCCGTCGCCCGTGACGGTGTCGACCCCCGTATTCGGCGCTGCGGCGAACACATCGTGTCCTTCTTCCGCCAGCAAGGCGACCGTCTTGGACCCGATCAGGCCCGTGCCGCCAATAACGACTATTCGCATTGCTAACCTCACGCTCGCCCCGACACCGGAATGGCCATCAGGATGAGGTGAAGATCGCGAAACATCCGCGTCGCCTCCATCGTGCCAAGGGATGCACAAGGCTCATCATTCAGCAGTCTATCCACTCCTTGAGGTGAGGTCCGCCACGCCGCTTCGACGCATCGATGTGCGATGCAGACTGAATGGCAGGGCAGCCTCACCGTATCGCCAGGATGGTCACGCCCGGGTACGAGGTCCGACCGTCCCGAAGGTGCAATCGTTGGCGGTGTCGCGCCGAACTAATGCTCCCTCGCCAGAGGCGGCCTGGCCGGGTCGCAGGCGCGAAAAGGAGACCTTCCGGTGCCTAGATTTACAACCAGGGACGGACACGAAATCTACTACAAGGACTGGGGCGACGGGCCGGTCATCACCTTCTCACATGGCTGGCCGCTAAGCTCGGACGCCTGGAGCATCCAGATGCAGTTCCTCGCAAGCCAGGGCTTCCGCTGCATCGCGCACGATCGGCGCGGGCATGGCAAGTCTGCCCAGACAAGCACGGGCAACGACATGGACGGCTATGCCGACGATCTTGCCGAACTGATCGAGGCGCTGGATCTCAGGGCGATCACCATGGTGGGACATTCCACGGGCGGCGGGGAAGTAGCCCGCTATATCGGCCGCCACGGTACGGCACGCGTTGCCAAAGCCGTCCTGCTTGGCGCGGTGCCGCCGATCATGGTCCAGAGCGATACCAATGCGGACGGGCTGCCGATCGGCGTATTCGACGGGCTCCGCCGCGACATCCTCGCAAACCGCTCCGAATTCTACCGGGGCTTCGCGATCCCGTTCTATAGCGCCAACCGCGAGGGTGCAAAGGTGCCGCAGAGCCTGCTCGACGAGTTCTGGCTGATCAGCATGCAGGCCGGCCTCAAAAACGCCTATGACTGCATCAAAGCGTTCAGCGAGACAGACTTCACCAATGACCTGAAGAAATTCGACGTGCCGACGCTGATCGTGCACGGCGATGACGACCAGATCGTGCCCATTGCGGATTCGGCGTACAAGTCGGCGAAGCTGGTGGAGGGCGCGCAGACGCTTTTCTATGCCGGCCTGCCGCACGGGCTGACCGCAACGCATGCCGACCGCTTCAACGCCGACCTGCTCGCGTTCGTGCGCGGCTGAGCCGGGATCGTCCGGCGGTGGGCGCGCCGCCGGACATCACGTTCCTGAAGGCAATGATACCGTGAAAACCGCACCGCCGTCCGGATGGTTGGCGACACTGATCGTACCGTGATGCGCCGCGATGATCGATTGGCACAGGGCAAGGCCGATGCCGATGCCGTCGTCCTTGGTGGTGAAGAAGCTGCCGAATATTCGATCCAGATTTCCCGGAGCGATGCCCGGGCCGCCGTCGTGAACCGTGAAGATCGCCTGCCGATCGTTGCCGGTCGACGTTTTCACTGCGATCCGACCCGGACCTCCGCCCTGCGCCTGGACCGCATTGATGAGCAAATTGACGACCACCTGCTGCAGTTGCACCCGATCGCCGGAGACGTGCGGAAGACCGCTTTTCAAATCTATCGAGAGAGCGATCGCGCGTGACTCGATCTCGTGGCGCACGAACAGCAAAGCCTCCTCGACGACCCCGTTCAAGTCGATGGATGTGCGTTCGGGCGCTCGGCGGGCCGCCATGCTGCGAATTCTCTGCACGATGTTGCTGGCCCGCCGACCGCTCTCGGCAATTCGCGCGGTGAGCTGGCGCACCTTCGCGAGATTGGGTTCGTCGCGGGTCAGCCAGCGCTGGCTCGTCTCGGCATTGGTGACGATCGCGGAGAGTGGCTGGTTGATCTCATGCGCGATCGAGGTGGCAAGCTCGCCAAGCATCGAGATGCGCGCCGCACGCGAATAATCAGCCTGGAGCTGGCGTAGCTGCGCCTCCGTGCGTAGCCGATCGGTGATGTCCACCAGCCCGAGGATGGTGATGTCCAGCCGATCAGGCGGTATTGGGTAGGTCACCGACAATTCGACGTCGCGTATGCGGCCGTCGAGCGTCCGCAGCTTCATCACTTCCACCCAGTTGCGCTTCAGGTCGAAGTGCGCGCTAATCACTCGCTTCGCGGTATCGGGGGCGTCGGCGAACATGAAGCCGACCGCGCCAAAGAGCTGTTCACCGGCCCCGGCGCCGAGGAGTTGCACCGCACTGAGGTTGGCGTCGGTGACCCGGACAATCTCGCGCGCCTTCAGCGCCAGCGCGGGTTGGTCGTCGAGATAGCGGCCGATGTCGGTAACGCCCTTGCGGCGCAGATCGTCGAAGATTGCACGCATCGGCCGCGAGTCTACCTGCAGGAGCGCGCAAGGCAGATTGTGGAACAGGTTTCGGTAGCGCTCCTCGCTGGCGCGAACCGCCCAGAGAGACCGGTCATCGGCAATCGTGCCGCCGACCGCCACGAAGACTATGTCCGGATGGGACTCCAGCGTCGAGACTTCGGTCCAGGCATCACGATAGGCGATCGCCGTAACCGAGCGCCGCCGCGCCGCACCCGGCGGATAGTTGGCAATGGCCGCAAGTACGAGCTCCGCGCCCACTTGCCAGCTTTCCGGCGGGCAAAAGGTCGTGAACAACTGGCCGATCAGTTTGCCGCGACCGCCGAGCGGGCCGAGCAAATGGAGGTTGTTGTCGTCGACGTCTGCGATGCGCACGCCGGCAAGCAAATCCGTCACCCAGTCGGCGGGACCGTTCCCGGCAGCAATGGCGGCGATCACAGGGCGTGCCCTCGATATGTCGAGCGCCCAGCATGCAGTCGTCGGCGGATAACGCGCCGCGATCTCCGCGATTGGAAACAGGCGCTCGTACCGCGCCGGACCATCGACTTGCCCGGCATCGATCGCATGGAGGGAGTGCGCGCTCATCTCATCGTCCAGGAGCGCCGCCGCCGGATCGACCCAGCGCGATGCGCATGGCCTCGAGCAACGCCTCGTCGGCTACGGGCTTCGTGAACCAGGCGCAGGCCCCTTCCTGAAGTGCCTGGGTGCGGGTCAAATCCTCCACCGAGGATGTGATGAAGATCACCGGCGTGATCGAGCCGCGACCGCGGAGTTGCCGCTGAAGCTCCAGTCCGTCGACGCCTGCCATCCGAACGTCGGTGATGATGCAGTCGAAATCCAGGGCCGCAGCATGCGCGAGAAGGGCTGCGCCATCGGCAAAGGTGAGCGCGGAGAAACCCTCGACCTGGAGAAGGTCGAAAAGCGCCTCCCGTACGTCATCGTCATCATCCACAATCGCTATCAGGGGCGAATTCGACACAAAGAGCCCTCAATGATCAGGCCGGTGCGGCCTGTGCCGATGTCGCTGAAAGTACGAGGGCTTGTAACCATACCATGGTCTAGGTCCTGCGTTCGCGCAGCTCCACGGGCAGAAGATCCCATGCGCGAATCAGCTCGCCAATTGATGTCGCACACATCTTCTTCATCACGGCGCTGCGGTGCAGCTTTACCGTGACCTCGGTGATGCCGAGCTCGAAGGCGATCTGCTTGTTGAGGCGCCCTACCGCCACAAGGCGCAGCACCTGCCGCTCGCGGGTGGTCAGGGTCGCGAAACGATCGGTGCACGCCTTTACCAGCGCGGCATCGGCGCGTTGGGTGAGGTCCCGTTCGATACCCGCTGCCACGGCGTCCAACAACGACTGGTCCCGGAAAGGTTTGGTGAGGAAATCAATAGCGCCCGCCTTCATTGCCTGCACCGTCATTGGAATGTCGCCATGCCCGGTCAGGAAGACAATCGGTTTCGCGTTGCCGGTCGCTGCAAGGTGCTGCTGCAGGTCGAGGCCGCTCGAGCCCGGCATGCGCACGTCCAGAACGAGGCAGCCAGGACGTTCGGGCAGGTCTGCCTCGAGCAACTCGCGTGTCGAGCCGAAGCCGGCGGCGTCGATCCCGACTGAAAGCATCAATTCCTCGAGAGAGGCCCGGACGGCGGCGTCATCATCGACGATGACGACCAGCGGACGATCCTGCTCCATGGTTTGAAAGGTCATCATTCAACCTCCCGCTCAGTTGGTAACGTATCGCCGGGCCGGCGTGTTCTGCCCTGTACGCGCGCACCCAGCCAGGCCTGCACGCCCGCACCGAACTCAGGTGGCGCCTTGCCCGCCAAAGCCCGCGAAAGCGTGCCAAGCGACTGGCGGGCAAGCGTGTCCCGCATTGCCTTTTCGGCCTGCAGCATCACGACGTGCACCGCACAAACCCCGCCGGTCGCCCACTCTGGTGGCGCGCCGCCGAACACTGCGCAGCGACCCCGTATCTCTTGGCAGTCGAACAGGGGTTTCCTGCCGTCGACGGCATCGATGATCTGGAGAAAGTTGATCTCCTCGGCCGGCCGAGCGAGCACGTAGCCGCCGCGCACACCTTCACATGCCTTCACGATCCCCGCCTTCTGTAGCTTGGGGAAAATCTTAGCGAGGAAGCTCTGCGAGAGCCCCTGAAACTCGGCGAGGTCTCTGGTGCTGACTGGCGTACCGCCCGAATTCACCAGCCAGAGGAGGCTGTGGATCGCATATTCCACACTGACGGTGAGGTGAGCCATAACACAGACTGTATCAGTCCGAGTTTGCGTGGGCAATGCCGAACACGCGCTCAGGGACCGGCATCTCCCAACACCGATGCCGTGATTGAACTCGGCAGCGGCAGCGTCTTTTCGATCGATGCGATGATCGGCAATATGATCAGAAAATGGGCGAAGTAGTAGATGGTCGCGAGTTGCGATGCGATGACATAAACGGGCTCGGCCGGTGCCCCGCCGCACCATCCCAGCACGAGGATGCATGGGATCAGCCCGAACCAGTAGAATTTGCGGAACAGCGGTCGATAATGGCCGGAGCGGACCGGTGATCGATCGATCCACGGCAGGAAGAACAGCAGAAAGATCGAGGCAAACATCGCCATCACACCCCACAGCTTTGCCGGCAGGATGAAGTCCGACGTGAACGCCCGCAGAATCGCGTAGAAGGGCCAGAAGTACCATTCCGGAACGATATGCGCCGGGGTGGAAAGCGGATTCGCCGGAATGTAATTGTCGGGGTGGCCGAATGCGTTCGGGTAGAAGAACACGACCGTCGAGAACAAAGTCAGAGCGACCGCAAGACTGAAA
The nucleotide sequence above comes from Sphingosinicella sp. BN140058. Encoded proteins:
- a CDS encoding carboxymuconolactone decarboxylase family protein gives rise to the protein MTPRMNIFQAAPEGSKAMLAVEAATEKSGLEHGLIELVRLRASQINGCAYCIYMHVKDATSKGETDMRIHLLDAWRESPLFTERERAALNWTESLTRIAKTHAPDADYAMLQAQFNETEIAYLTLLIGSINLWNRVQVALRWTHPVEAPAIAA
- a CDS encoding response regulator transcription factor, whose product is MDDDDDVREALFDLLQVEGFSALTFADGAALLAHAAALDFDCIITDVRMAGVDGLELQRQLRGRGSITPVIFITSSVEDLTRTQALQEGACAWFTKPVADEALLEAMRIALGRSGGGAPGR
- a CDS encoding sensor histidine kinase, coding for MDTIRTESMPVPEILPPLLHAGNREGAVASAGILHDLGNLMQIASSAINILLRSPRMPAAHSGPILRRARLSLEQAGAIIRQTIERERHGASAPEFGTDIGDCLEDLAALVEVMDEPDLRLEIEAEPGLRRMHCDPVGLRRAVLNLVLNARDAMTGNGTILIRVRMQGSMIELSVADHGIGMSPATLARAFGPFFTTKASGSSGLGLPMVARLMRDAGGEVSIESEPGIGTVVTLRLPAMAGAETQRKESHP
- a CDS encoding SDR family oxidoreductase produces the protein MRIVVIGGTGLIGSKTVALLAEEGHDVFAAAPNTGVDTVTGDGLAEALTGAQVVIDVSNSPTLDGDAAMAFFEAAGRNITAAEKAAGVRHHVALSVVGTDRLQDSGYFRAKLAQERQIAGAGIPYSLLHATQFFEFLRGIAGFSAQGDDVRLPPAHFQPMAAQDVAAAVARAALAQPTNAIVEVAGPEAFRIDELVARVLAFDGDPRRVVADPKAPYFGVAIDDATLMPGPRAGLGTTRFDWWLANVPPPAKK
- a CDS encoding alpha/beta fold hydrolase; translation: MPRFTTRDGHEIYYKDWGDGPVITFSHGWPLSSDAWSIQMQFLASQGFRCIAHDRRGHGKSAQTSTGNDMDGYADDLAELIEALDLRAITMVGHSTGGGEVARYIGRHGTARVAKAVLLGAVPPIMVQSDTNADGLPIGVFDGLRRDILANRSEFYRGFAIPFYSANREGAKVPQSLLDEFWLISMQAGLKNAYDCIKAFSETDFTNDLKKFDVPTLIVHGDDDQIVPIADSAYKSAKLVEGAQTLFYAGLPHGLTATHADRFNADLLAFVRG
- a CDS encoding ATP-binding protein; protein product: MSAHSLHAIDAGQVDGPARYERLFPIAEIAARYPPTTACWALDISRARPVIAAIAAGNGPADWVTDLLAGVRIADVDDNNLHLLGPLGGRGKLIGQLFTTFCPPESWQVGAELVLAAIANYPPGAARRRSVTAIAYRDAWTEVSTLESHPDIVFVAVGGTIADDRSLWAVRASEERYRNLFHNLPCALLQVDSRPMRAIFDDLRRKGVTDIGRYLDDQPALALKAREIVRVTDANLSAVQLLGAGAGEQLFGAVGFMFADAPDTAKRVISAHFDLKRNWVEVMKLRTLDGRIRDVELSVTYPIPPDRLDITILGLVDITDRLRTEAQLRQLQADYSRAARISMLGELATSIAHEINQPLSAIVTNAETSQRWLTRDEPNLAKVRQLTARIAESGRRASNIVQRIRSMAARRAPERTSIDLNGVVEEALLFVRHEIESRAIALSIDLKSGLPHVSGDRVQLQQVVVNLLINAVQAQGGGPGRIAVKTSTGNDRQAIFTVHDGGPGIAPGNLDRIFGSFFTTKDDGIGIGLALCQSIIAAHHGTISVANHPDGGAVFTVSLPSGT
- a CDS encoding Rrf2 family transcriptional regulator, with the protein product MAHLTVSVEYAIHSLLWLVNSGGTPVSTRDLAEFQGLSQSFLAKIFPKLQKAGIVKACEGVRGGYVLARPAEEINFLQIIDAVDGRKPLFDCQEIRGRCAVFGGAPPEWATGGVCAVHVVMLQAEKAMRDTLARQSLGTLSRALAGKAPPEFGAGVQAWLGARVQGRTRRPGDTLPTEREVE
- a CDS encoding response regulator transcription factor, with protein sequence MMTFQTMEQDRPLVVIVDDDAAVRASLEELMLSVGIDAAGFGSTRELLEADLPERPGCLVLDVRMPGSSGLDLQQHLAATGNAKPIVFLTGHGDIPMTVQAMKAGAIDFLTKPFRDQSLLDAVAAGIERDLTQRADAALVKACTDRFATLTTRERQVLRLVAVGRLNKQIAFELGITEVTVKLHRSAVMKKMCATSIGELIRAWDLLPVELRERRT